Proteins encoded together in one Falco peregrinus isolate bFalPer1 chromosome 2, bFalPer1.pri, whole genome shotgun sequence window:
- the GRPEL1 gene encoding grpE protein homolog 1, mitochondrial encodes MAAAVAQCVRGALRPRYPLLGFSLRTSPRLLCVATQQKNTGQNLEEDQSQSQNEQKVEPSSPEKMLTEEKAKLEQQLKEVTDKYKRALADAENVRQRSQKLVEEAKLYGIQSFCKDLLEVADILEKATESVPKEEIKDENPHLKSLYEGLVMTEVQIQKVFKKHGLLRLNPVGAKFDPYEHEALFHAPMEGKEPGTIALVSKIGYKLHGRTLRPALVGVVKDA; translated from the exons ATGGCGGCGGCGGTGGCCCAGTGCGTGCGAGGTGCGCTGCGCCCGCGGTACCCGCTGTTGGGCTTCTCCCTGAG GACTTCTCCACGACTGCTTTGTGTAgcaacacaacagaaaaatacaggtcaGAACTTGGAAGAGGACCAGAGTCAGAGCCAAAATGAGCAGAAGGTTGAACCCAGCTCTCCTGAAAAAATGTTAACTGAAGAAAAGGCCAAACTAGAACAACAACTGAAAGAAGTTACT gaCAAGTACAAGCGTGCCTTGGCAGATGCAGAAAACGTGAGGCAAAGAAGCCAGAAACTGGTAGAAGAGGCAAAGTTATATG ggATTCAGAGCTTCTGTAAGGACTTACTAGAAGTTGCAGACATTTTGGAGAAGGCAACAGAAAGTGttccaaaagaagaaattaaggaTGAAAATCCTCACTTGAAGAGCTTATATGAAGGTCTTGTCATGACAGAAGTACAGAttcaaaaagtgtttaaaaaacacggCCTGCTCAGACTGAATCCTGTCGGAGCCAAATTCGATCCCTACGAACATGAAGCACTGTTCCATGCTCCCATGGAAGGGAAGGAGCCTGGCACTATTGCATTAGTATCCAAGATTGGCTATAAGCTGCATGGGCGTACACTACGGCCTGCCTTGGTGGGTGTTGTGAAAGACGCTTAG
- the TADA2B gene encoding transcriptional adapter 2-beta, translating to MAELGKKYCVYCLAEVSSLRFRCTECADIELCPDCFSAGAEIGPHRRWHGYQLVDGGRFTLWGAEAEGGWSSREEQLLLDAIEQFGFGNWEDMAAHVGASRTPQEVMEHYVSMYIHGNLGKACIPDTIPNRVTDHTCPSGGPLSPSLTTPLPPLDISVAEQQQLGYMPLRDDYEIEYDQDAETLISGLSVNYDDDDVEIELKRAHVDMYVRKLKERQRRKNIARDYNLVPAFLGKDKKDKEKAPKRKITKEEKELRLKLRPLYQFMSCKEFEDFFENMHKERILRAKIRELQRYRRNGITKMEESAEYEAARHKREKRKENKNIASSKRGKEDGKEGEFAAIENLPGFELLSDREKVLCSSLNLTPARYVTVKTIIIKDHLQKRQGIPSKSRLPSYLDKVLKKRILNFLTESGWISRDAS from the exons ATGGCGGAACTGGGGAAGAAGTACTGCGTGTACTGCCTGGCCGAGGTGAGCTCTCTGCGGTTCCGCTGCACCGAGTGCGCCGACATCGAGCTCTGCCCCGACTGCTTCTCGGCGGGCGCCGAGATCGGCCCGCACCGCCGATGGCACGGCTACCAGCTCGTCGACGGCGGCCGCTTCACCCTCTGGGGCGCCGAGGCCGAGGGCGGCTGGAGCAGCCgggaggagcagctgctgctggacgCCATCGAGCAGTTCGGCTTCGGCAACTGG gAGGACATGGCTGCTCACGTGGGAGCATCCCGAACTCCTCAGGAGGTGATGGAACACTATGTGAGCATGTATATCCATGGCAACCTGGGAAAAGCCTGCATCCCGGACACTATTCCAAACAGAGTCACGGATCACACGTGTCCCAGTGGTGGCCCGCTTTCTCCTAGCTTGACCACACCGCTCCCGCCGCTGGACATATCAGTagctgaacagcagcagttGGGATACATGCCGCTTCGGGATGACTATGAGATCGAATACGATCAGGATGCGGAGACTCTGATCAGTGGCCTTTCCGTGAactatgatgatgatgatgtggAAATAGAGTTAAAAAGAGCTCACGTAGACATGTATGTAAGGAAGCTCAAGGAGAGGCAACGGCGGAAGAACATTGCACGAGACTATAACTTGGTGCCAGCCTTTCTGGGGAAGGATAAAAAGGACAAGGAGAAAGCTCCCAAACGAAAGATCACGAAAGAAGAGAAGGAGTTGAGGCTGAAACTGAGGCCTCTGTACCAGTTCATGTCTTGTAAGGAGTTTGAAGACTTCTTTGAGAACATGCACAAGGAGAGGATTCTTCGAGCAAAGATTCGGGAACTGCAGCGGTATCGTCGAAACGGAATCACCAAAATGGAAGAGTCGGCAGAATACGAGGCAGCCAGGCATAAACgggaaaagaggaaggagaataAAAACATAGCTAGTTCtaagagagggaaggaagatggTAAAGAAGGTGAATTCGCTGCCATTGAAAACCTGCCTGGCTTTGAACTCTTATCGGACAGGGAAAAGGTGCTCTGCAGCTCTCTAAATTTGACTCCTGCACGTTATGTGACTGTAAAAACTATAATCATTAAAGACCATCTCCAAAAAAGACAAGGAATTCCTTCAAAGAGTCGCCTTCCCAGTTACTTAGATAAGGTactgaagaaaaggattttaaatttTCTAACAGAAAGTGGTTGGATATCCAGGGATGCTTCATGA